A stretch of the Actinomyces qiguomingii genome encodes the following:
- a CDS encoding MFS transporter translates to MSRKIGRPDAGPTDTQMDSARALATLERLPVSRWHWQVFWVLGLALQFNGILNSSGNSVLADLVDRGWSNNYWNAFFSSAMMMGFFVGSLAAGSLGDRIGRKRTYEMCILVFGSMALTAACTPGMIFLIICRGLMGIGMGGGIVLGYGTFTEFMPARVRGTWSARISLLGNLSPLIAAILAAVLIPALSWRAVFVVAGTLALAILVVVHFQLEESPRWLIASGRADDGVAIVRRAAARSGGVLVASPDDAATRPPAAGVSDTADAAHGGTAEAAPVPQTEVAVPLSAFFTGELGRRTLVATATLIAMNLSLYTITQWVPTIFVNQGIDISKSLAMSMIMMIGAPVGVFISTLIMDLLPRKVLGPGLIVLVAVLGYVYSRQTSEATILAVGTLMIVVLYVYNSFSSAVYAPEIWPTAQKMRGLGIANSIGRVVAIASPYLVAWLLTEFGVIAVFVVLGLLLSACALVLALFGIETRGRSVEEMALPIRTAKAA, encoded by the coding sequence ATGAGTCGAAAGATCGGTCGGCCGGATGCGGGTCCGACGGATACACAGATGGACTCCGCGCGGGCCCTGGCCACCCTGGAGCGGCTGCCGGTGTCCCGCTGGCACTGGCAGGTGTTCTGGGTGCTGGGGCTGGCGCTTCAATTCAACGGCATCCTGAACTCCTCGGGGAACTCGGTCCTGGCCGACCTGGTGGACCGGGGATGGTCGAACAACTACTGGAACGCCTTCTTCTCCTCGGCGATGATGATGGGCTTCTTCGTGGGCTCGCTGGCCGCGGGCAGTCTCGGGGACCGGATCGGTCGCAAGCGCACCTATGAGATGTGCATCCTCGTATTCGGCTCCATGGCGTTGACGGCGGCCTGCACCCCGGGCATGATCTTCCTGATCATCTGCCGGGGCCTGATGGGGATCGGTATGGGCGGCGGCATCGTCCTCGGCTACGGCACCTTCACCGAGTTCATGCCGGCCCGGGTGCGCGGCACCTGGTCGGCCCGCATCTCCCTGCTGGGCAACCTCTCCCCCCTGATCGCCGCGATCCTGGCCGCCGTGCTCATTCCGGCGTTGAGCTGGCGGGCGGTATTCGTGGTGGCCGGGACCCTGGCGCTGGCGATACTCGTCGTCGTCCATTTCCAGCTCGAAGAATCGCCCCGCTGGCTGATCGCCTCGGGCAGAGCCGACGACGGCGTCGCCATCGTCCGCAGGGCCGCCGCCCGCTCCGGTGGTGTCCTCGTCGCCAGTCCCGACGACGCAGCCACCCGCCCGCCGGCCGCCGGCGTCAGTGACACTGCTGATGCTGCGCACGGCGGCACTGCCGAAGCCGCACCCGTCCCGCAGACCGAGGTCGCGGTTCCGCTCTCGGCGTTCTTCACCGGCGAGCTGGGCCGCCGCACCCTGGTGGCCACCGCCACCCTGATCGCCATGAACCTGTCTCTGTACACCATCACCCAGTGGGTGCCGACCATATTCGTCAACCAGGGGATCGACATTTCCAAGTCGCTGGCAATGTCGATGATCATGATGATCGGCGCTCCGGTGGGGGTGTTCATCTCCACACTGATCATGGACCTGCTGCCCCGCAAGGTCCTCGGGCCGGGGCTTATCGTCCTGGTGGCCGTGCTGGGGTACGTCTACTCCCGGCAGACCTCCGAGGCCACGATTCTCGCGGTCGGCACCCTGATGATCGTGGTCCTGTACGTCTACAACAGCTTCTCCTCGGCCGTCTACGCGCCCGAGATCTGGCCGACGGCGCAGAAGATGCGCGGCCTGGGCATCGCCAATTCCATCGGCCGGGTCGTCGCCATCGCCTCGCCCTACCTGGTGGCGTGGCTGCTGACCGAGTTCGGTGTGATCGCCGTATTCGTGGTGCTGGGCCTGCTGCTCAGCGCCTGCGCACTGGTGCTGGCTCTCTTCGGCATCGAGACCCGGGGGCGCAGCGTCGAAGAGATGGCACTACCTATCCGCACGGCTAAAGCCGCTTAG
- a CDS encoding alcohol dehydrogenase catalytic domain-containing protein produces the protein MSTNSKAVLDHPGLMTIKACKRPTPGPGEVLIKIARVGMCGSDMHGFKSGPYIPPQPGQEVGLGHEPAGVVVDVGDGVAELKAGDRVCIEPGIPCYTCEFCLSGHYNVCPSVDFMATAPNYRGGLTEYLVHPAALVFPLPDELSLDEGALVEPASVAVHAVEMAGALLGKTVVILGAGAVGLMVAMVARMAGARTILAVDLQDSRLRTARGLGVDVVVNSGGGDPVARIREAVGRYGADVVFETAGAVPTVRLGLQVVKRRGRLMVVGTVPGEAPVPFLAINREVTIQTVFRYCNSYPTTIELIRSGALKVSELIDRHFAYPDIQQAFETAVSDPGSFTKAVVVVDDSLK, from the coding sequence ATGAGCACCAATTCCAAGGCCGTACTCGACCACCCCGGCCTAATGACCATCAAGGCCTGTAAGCGCCCGACGCCCGGCCCCGGCGAGGTTCTGATCAAGATCGCCCGGGTCGGAATGTGCGGCTCGGACATGCACGGTTTCAAGTCCGGCCCCTACATCCCGCCGCAGCCCGGGCAGGAGGTGGGGCTGGGGCACGAGCCCGCGGGCGTCGTCGTCGACGTCGGTGACGGCGTGGCGGAGTTGAAGGCCGGCGACCGCGTCTGCATCGAGCCCGGCATCCCCTGCTACACCTGCGAATTCTGCCTGTCCGGGCACTACAACGTGTGCCCGAGTGTGGACTTCATGGCCACCGCCCCCAACTACCGCGGCGGCTTAACCGAGTACCTGGTGCATCCGGCCGCACTGGTGTTCCCGCTGCCCGATGAGCTCAGCCTGGATGAGGGAGCCCTGGTGGAACCGGCCTCGGTGGCCGTGCACGCCGTCGAGATGGCGGGCGCGCTCCTGGGAAAGACCGTCGTCATACTCGGGGCGGGCGCCGTCGGTCTCATGGTCGCCATGGTCGCCCGCATGGCCGGAGCGCGCACGATTCTCGCCGTCGATCTGCAGGACAGCAGGCTCCGAACGGCACGCGGCCTCGGCGTCGACGTCGTTGTCAACAGCGGCGGGGGCGACCCGGTCGCTCGAATCCGGGAGGCCGTCGGCCGGTACGGGGCCGACGTCGTCTTCGAGACCGCCGGCGCGGTGCCCACCGTGAGGCTCGGTCTGCAAGTGGTCAAGCGCCGCGGCCGCTTAATGGTTGTGGGCACGGTCCCCGGCGAGGCGCCGGTGCCGTTCCTGGCGATCAACCGTGAGGTGACGATCCAGACCGTGTTCCGGTACTGCAACTCCTACCCGACCACCATCGAGCTCATCCGCTCCGGCGCTTTGAAGGTCTCGGAGTTGATCGACCGGCACTTCGCCTATCCGGACATCCAGCAGGCCTTCGAGACGGCCGTGAGTGACCCCGGATCGTTCACCAAGGCCGTCGTCGTCGTTGATGACTCCCTGAAGTGA
- a CDS encoding class II fructose-bisphosphate aldolase: MLADLVWWLRHAQAKGYAVPHFNTWNAEMLMGVMDAAQEARSPVIISFGTSFTGNVVFEEFAWLMRNMAEHANVPTIVHWDHGRSFDIVHNAYIHGNNAVMRDASKLPFEENIAETKRVVDYFHPRGVPVEAELGHVGDYGDYEAALAHYQYTDPAQAAEFVERTGCDALAVAIGNIHGPYSSPPRIAHDVLAAVREAVDVPLVLHGASGIPDDDVRRTIASGVAKVNIHSELGQAAMAAIREDTSTSYVDTQLRVRAALKQRALEKIELLGSAGQAQAMPVVAGDLNRVTGGHPPTTEGLRAQ, translated from the coding sequence ATGCTGGCAGATCTGGTGTGGTGGCTGCGCCACGCGCAGGCGAAGGGATACGCGGTGCCCCACTTCAACACGTGGAACGCCGAAATGCTCATGGGCGTCATGGACGCCGCACAGGAGGCCCGCTCCCCCGTCATCATCTCCTTCGGAACGAGTTTCACGGGCAACGTCGTATTCGAGGAGTTCGCCTGGCTGATGCGCAATATGGCGGAGCATGCGAATGTTCCCACCATCGTCCACTGGGACCACGGGCGCAGCTTCGACATCGTCCACAACGCCTACATCCACGGCAACAACGCCGTCATGCGGGATGCCTCGAAACTGCCCTTCGAGGAGAACATCGCCGAGACCAAACGCGTTGTGGACTACTTCCACCCGCGCGGCGTGCCGGTGGAGGCCGAGCTGGGCCATGTGGGTGACTACGGCGACTACGAGGCGGCGCTGGCGCACTATCAGTACACCGATCCCGCCCAGGCCGCGGAGTTCGTGGAGCGAACCGGCTGCGACGCCCTGGCGGTCGCCATCGGCAACATCCACGGCCCCTACAGCTCCCCGCCGCGCATCGCCCACGACGTGCTGGCGGCGGTACGTGAGGCCGTCGACGTCCCACTCGTGCTGCACGGAGCCTCCGGCATCCCGGACGACGACGTGCGCCGAACGATCGCCAGCGGCGTCGCCAAGGTAAATATCCACTCCGAGCTGGGTCAGGCGGCCATGGCCGCCATCCGGGAGGACACATCCACCAGCTACGTGGACACGCAGCTGCGTGTGCGGGCGGCGCTCAAGCAGCGCGCCCTGGAGAAGATCGAGTTGTTGGGCTCCGCCGGGCAGGCACAGGCCATGCCCGTGGTGGCCGGCGACCTCAACCGGGTCACCGGCGGGCATCCGCCGACCACCGAGGGGTTGAGGGCACAATGA